The Thermocrinis ruber genome has a window encoding:
- a CDS encoding glycosyltransferase: MRNSLAKADLHLHSKASNLPGGWFSKLIGCPESFTEPMEIYKRLKERGMTYITITDHNTIDGVLEIAHLPEVFISCEYTVEFPEEKAKVHVLAYGIDEKIHEDLMKLRENVYEFVAYLKAKNIAHSLAHPLYPVQDTKITKSLVEKFVLLFDNWEVINGTRGENLRELEEKLARLYDGWEKIHQLEEKYKIKSLRTRPYISFTAGSDDHGGMDVGRTWTEAQALSKEEFLQALREGRTWVNTEKLGYERLLNMVSRVGYDFLLNKGKIPSALKPFTDFIFMHSNNPMTELFLRTFLGTNAERHSLLKEALDKVPKLALERLLKEPSTSTLGESILALILHSAPVFLAYRQKTEEKKAEEVAKSFGIIPKRKERLAYITDTHFEINGVARSSRIIRELAEKHDLPLDVIAVWDGDVRESNLVLLKPAFEFSTPFYEEFKLRVPTLISLLDLLRNYSRVHIATPGPLGIMAFGVAKALGLPTTFTFHTDVPAYAYTYTGSRELMDISYKLIALLCNACERVFVPSEAYKKLLKEKGVKEEKIKVFKRGVDTSLFNPSKKEDGFFQRKFGVQVRGNVVLYVGRVSKEKNLDAFLYCAKNFPEDTFIIVGDGPYREEIEKKKPRNVYLLGYLTGEELAKAYASADVFLFPSETETYGQVILEAMASGLPVVVSSKGASHEHVEEGVNGFIAHSYEDFVEKLGRLLESPRLREFMSAEALRYTQSMDLTETYLDYINKLLGRVGVKV; this comes from the coding sequence ATGAGGAACTCTTTAGCAAAAGCAGACCTGCACCTTCACTCCAAGGCGTCTAACCTGCCGGGTGGATGGTTTAGCAAGCTGATCGGATGCCCCGAGAGCTTCACGGAGCCCATGGAAATATACAAAAGGCTAAAGGAAAGGGGCATGACCTACATAACCATCACAGACCACAACACCATAGATGGCGTTTTGGAGATCGCCCACCTGCCGGAGGTCTTTATAAGCTGTGAGTACACGGTGGAGTTTCCGGAGGAAAAGGCAAAGGTGCACGTTTTAGCCTACGGCATAGACGAAAAGATTCACGAAGACCTCATGAAGTTGAGGGAAAATGTTTATGAATTTGTTGCCTATTTAAAAGCCAAGAACATAGCCCACTCCTTGGCACATCCCTTGTATCCGGTGCAGGATACAAAGATCACCAAGTCCCTGGTGGAGAAGTTTGTCCTTCTGTTTGATAACTGGGAGGTCATAAACGGCACCCGCGGAGAGAACCTAAGGGAGTTGGAGGAAAAACTGGCAAGGCTCTACGATGGTTGGGAGAAAATTCATCAGCTTGAGGAAAAGTACAAGATAAAATCCCTTAGAACAAGACCTTATATATCCTTTACTGCGGGTTCTGACGACCACGGCGGTATGGATGTGGGGAGAACTTGGACAGAAGCCCAAGCCCTTTCAAAGGAAGAGTTTTTACAAGCTTTAAGGGAAGGGAGGACTTGGGTAAATACGGAAAAGCTAGGCTACGAAAGGCTTTTGAACATGGTCTCTCGGGTGGGCTATGACTTTCTCCTAAACAAGGGAAAAATTCCCTCCGCCCTAAAACCCTTTACGGACTTTATCTTTATGCACTCCAACAACCCAATGACGGAACTCTTTTTGAGGACCTTCTTGGGCACCAACGCAGAAAGGCACTCCCTCCTGAAGGAAGCTTTAGACAAAGTCCCCAAGCTTGCCTTAGAGAGGCTCCTAAAAGAACCCTCCACCTCTACCCTTGGTGAGTCCATCCTTGCCTTGATTCTTCACTCTGCACCCGTATTTTTAGCCTACAGACAAAAAACCGAGGAGAAAAAGGCAGAAGAGGTTGCAAAAAGCTTTGGCATCATACCAAAGAGAAAAGAAAGGCTTGCATACATAACAGACACACACTTTGAAATAAACGGTGTGGCAAGAAGCTCAAGGATCATTAGGGAGTTGGCGGAAAAGCACGACCTACCCTTAGATGTAATAGCCGTCTGGGACGGAGATGTTAGAGAGAGTAACCTGGTCCTTTTGAAGCCAGCCTTTGAGTTTTCTACGCCCTTCTACGAAGAGTTTAAACTTCGTGTGCCTACCCTTATATCTCTTCTGGACCTTTTGAGGAACTATTCAAGGGTGCATATAGCCACGCCGGGACCTCTGGGCATTATGGCTTTTGGCGTTGCCAAGGCTTTGGGACTTCCTACAACTTTTACCTTCCACACGGATGTACCTGCCTACGCATACACCTACACAGGAAGCCGGGAACTTATGGACATCTCTTACAAGCTCATTGCCCTTCTTTGCAACGCCTGCGAAAGGGTCTTTGTACCCTCCGAAGCTTACAAAAAGCTCTTAAAGGAAAAGGGAGTAAAGGAGGAAAAGATCAAAGTCTTCAAGAGGGGCGTGGATACAAGTCTGTTCAACCCCTCCAAAAAGGAAGATGGCTTTTTCCAAAGAAAGTTTGGCGTGCAGGTTAGGGGAAATGTGGTCCTCTATGTGGGCAGGGTCTCAAAGGAAAAGAACTTGGATGCCTTCTTGTACTGTGCCAAAAACTTTCCGGAGGATACCTTCATCATAGTGGGGGATGGACCCTACAGAGAAGAAATAGAAAAGAAAAAGCCAAGGAATGTTTATCTTTTGGGATATCTGACCGGGGAAGAGCTGGCAAAGGCGTACGCCAGTGCGGATGTGTTTTTGTTCCCCTCTGAGACGGAGACCTACGGACAGGTGATCTTGGAGGCTATGGCAAGCGGGCTCCCTGTAGTGGTAAGTAGCAAGGGTGCATCCCACGAACATGTGGAAGAGGGAGTAAATGGATTTATAGCGCACTCTTATGAGGATTTTGTGGAAAAGCTGGGAAGACTGCTGGAATCTCCACGCCTGAGGGAATTCATGTCCGCCGAAGCCCTAAGGTACACCCAGTCTATGGACCTGACTGAGACTTACTTAGACTATATAAACAAACTTCTGGGACGCGTAGGAGTGAAGGTATGA
- a CDS encoding polysaccharide deacetylase family protein, with protein MYAIVEIHDVSPFYKQEVYQAVEFLQRLKIDKFSLLVIPNYREEHPLYKHKNFVGFLKALEQEIVLHGYSHKAKVKLSQILYTYGEGEFGEGGIEETYQKIEKALDIFESLSLTAKFFVPPAWISNPWLEDVLSAFGFRAVGYRDFIKDLQSEEKIPSPSITFSNRPVLSFLSLMAVPTLLKLYGRAKVLRLSLHARDFRDRRKIVLWRSILKKVKKEREVISYEELFSKSRPAPSLQGV; from the coding sequence ATGTATGCCATAGTAGAAATTCACGATGTGTCGCCTTTCTACAAACAGGAAGTTTATCAGGCGGTGGAATTTCTGCAAAGGCTAAAAATAGATAAGTTCTCCCTTTTGGTCATCCCAAACTACAGGGAAGAACACCCTCTCTATAAACATAAAAATTTTGTTGGTTTTTTGAAGGCACTGGAGCAAGAGATCGTTCTGCACGGATACAGCCATAAGGCTAAAGTAAAGCTCTCTCAGATCCTTTACACTTACGGGGAAGGGGAGTTTGGGGAGGGGGGCATTGAAGAAACCTACCAAAAGATAGAAAAGGCTTTAGACATCTTTGAGTCTCTATCCCTTACTGCAAAGTTCTTTGTGCCCCCTGCGTGGATTTCAAACCCATGGCTGGAGGATGTACTCTCTGCCTTTGGCTTTAGGGCTGTGGGCTACAGGGATTTCATAAAGGACCTGCAGAGCGAGGAAAAGATACCTTCCCCCTCCATTACCTTCAGCAACAGACCAGTGCTTTCCTTTCTTAGCCTGATGGCGGTGCCCACCCTTCTAAAGCTTTACGGAAGGGCAAAGGTTTTGAGACTCTCTTTGCACGCAAGGGATTTCAGAGACAGAAGAAAGATAGTCCTTTGGAGGTCCATTCTAAAGAAAGTAAAAAAAGAAAGGGAGGTGATTAGCTATGAGGAACTCTTTAGCAAAAGCAGACCTGCACCTTCACTCCAAGGCGTCTAA